The Streptomyces sp. NBC_00510 genomic interval GCCAGGAGCGGACCTCCTTGTCCTTGCCGAGGAAGGTGAAGCTGTACGAGGTGCCGTCGGCCGCGCACGAGCCCTTCATCCCGGTCGCGCGCGTGGAGGCGATCCAGCCGGGCACGCCCTGGGCGTTGGTGTAGGCGCGGGGGGCGGCCTCGGTGAGCTTGGTGCGGCCCTCCTTGTTGTACTTGCCGTACGCCCAGTTGTAGGCCTCGTTGGCGGCCTCGGACTTCAGGCTCTTGGCGCCCTTGCCGCCCTTCACGCCCGCCAGACCGCGCTCGTCGGTGCCGCACCACTTCTCGTCGAGGACGGCGGCGCCCCCGGTGACGACGCGGTTGTCGTCCCACTCGTAGCCGATGAGCAGGCCCTGCGGCTTGACCGTCCAGCCCTTGGGGACGTCGTAGGCGACGCCCATGTCACTGCGCACGACGGTCTGCCAGTCGGGCACCACGGGCTTGATCGTGTCCTCACCGGGGTTGCCGCGGGCGTCGTCCGGGCCGGGGCCCTGCTCACCCTCCTCGCTCCCGGACGTGGAGGGCGTGGGGGCGGGGGAGTCCGGGGCGCTTTCCGAGGCGACCGGCGAGCCGCTGCCGGACGGGCCGGCCTGCGGGCTCTTGTCGTCGCCGGTGAGCTTCACGGCGACCAGGACACCGGCGGCGACCACCGCGACCGCGGCCACCACCGACACCGCGACCACCGCGCCCCGCCGCCCCCCGGGCGGCTTCGGCCCACTCGGCCCCGGCGGCGGCCCCCACATCTGCGGAGGCTGCTGGTAGGCCGGGTGCTGCTGCGGCTGGTACGGGGCGGGCTGCTGCTGCCCCCACTGGGGCTGGTTCTGTGGGGGCTGCTGCGGATACTGCGGTTCCCCCGGCTGCTGCTGTCCTGGCCACATGGCTGGAAACACTAGGGGTTGAGCGGCCGCGGTTCCACGGAAGTGCTGATTACTTGCTGGTAACATCCGGCCATGTCCGAGAACCAGCCCCAGATAGGCGAGCTCATGGCGGCCACCGTGCCGATGGCCGCCACCCTCAGCATCGAGTTCCTGGAGACCACCGCCGAGCGCGCCGTGGTCCGCCTCCCCGACCAGCCCGCCTACCACAACCACGTCGGCGGCCCCCACGCCGGCGCGATGTTCACCCTCGCCGAGACCGCCAGCGGCGCCGTCGTCCTGGCCGCCTTCGCCGACCAGCTCTCCCGCGCCGTCCCCCTCGCCGTCCGCGCCGAGATCGGCTACAAGAAGCTCGCCATGGGCCCGGTCACCGCCACCGCCCAGCTCGGCCGCCCCGCCGCCGACGTCATCGCCGACCTCGACAAGGGCGAACGCCCGGAGTTCCCCGTCACCGTCGCCCTCGCGCGCGAGGACGGCGCCGTCACGGGCGAGATGACCATCGTGTGGACCCTGCGCCCCGACAACTGACGCTGTCGCGGGAGGACCCGTCCCGGCGGTGGGGCCGGAACGGGTCCTGGAGGCGGTGCGGCCGAGGCTCTCAGTCGAGCTGGACGACCTTGGGGCTGTCACCGGTGCCGGCGGCGTCAGCGGGAGGCAGCGCCGTGGGGTAGACACGGATGCTGCTGAGCGCCGCGTTGGTGTATTCCGCGTAGGTGCCGGCGGCGATCTTGCGGCCGATCTGGAGCGGGCCGGTGGCGTTCCAGGGGGCGTAGGTCCAGTCCCTGGTCGCCGAGAGCCTGCCGTTGACGTACAGACGGACTTCCTTGGCGGTGGAGTCGTAGACGCCGACCAGGTAGGTCCACTGTCCGGTGACCGGCTTGCTGCCGTAGGCGGCTCGCCAGACTGCGCCGGTGGTGTCGGTGCTCCACCGTCCGAAGGCCCAGGCTTGGGCGCCGGAGGAGTAGTAGAGCTGGAAACCGTTGTTGATGGTGCCGCTCTGTGAGACGAACGTGCTGTTGGCGGAGGCCGAATTGAGCTTGACCCAGGCGGAGACGGTGAAGCTCTTCGACGTGTCCACGGCAGGTCCGGACGCCGCACCGTAACCCGTGGTACCGCTGAGGTTGAGCACCTTGCCGCGGGCGGCGTCGGTGGTCCAGTTGTACGCACCGGTCAGAGTGGTACCCAGGGTGCCGGTGCTGTCGGCCGTCGTGCCGCCGGTACCTTCCGCGAGCTTCCACCAGTGGCTCGCGGTGTCGGTCACGGAACCCAGCGGGACCGGGGCGGCGAAGGAGTAGGTGGGCGGTGAGGTCAGGACGGGGCTCTGGCGGTAGTTGTACTCGATGAGCTGACCCGACGTGTCGACGGTGTAGAGGTCGGGAATCCCGTCCGGTCCTCCGCCGTTCGTGCCGGTCGCGACCGGGCTGTTGACGTCTCCCGGAGAAGCCACGACCGGGAAGGCCGCCGGGGCGAGGGTGAGCCCGAGAGCGGTGTGGACCGTGGGATGGAGCAGGGCAGGTACCAGGGTGTCGCCGTCCACGGCGAGCGGGTAGCTGTACAGGGCTCCGGTGGTGTTGTCACGGGACCACAGGACGGGACTGCCCTTGAAGGTCCCCGCGGCGATCAGGGTCTGTCCGGTCCAGTCGCCGTCGCCCAGCAGGAGCGGGTTCTTCAGGTGGTAGCCGCCGTCGGACTGGTAGATCCACAGCTCCTTGTTCTCGACGGTGATGACGGCGGAATAGTCGTAGCTGTTGCCGAAGACGTTGCCCGGGGTGATGAGTTGGCTGACGTTCCAGCTCTGGCTGTTGTAGTCGGTGCCACGGCAGCGCGTGTCGTCCGCGACGACGTCGGACGGCGCGCATGCGTCCTTGGTGACGACGTCGAACCTCTCGCCGATGAAGCCGCCGAACGTGGAGTAGGGAATCCTCGGGAACGAGGCGTCGTCGACCGGGTCGAGGTCGTTCTTGACGACGTAGAGCTGCTTGCTCACCTTGTTGTAGGCGAAGAGGTCGTCGACATCCGAGCCGTGGAGGTTGCCCCGGTGGGCGATGAGGTAGTTGTTCCAACCGGTGTGGTCGGGTGAATCGGCGGCGGTGGCCACGGTGACCGGGCCGGTGACCGGTGGCGGCGTGCCGGTGACGGGCCCGCTCTGGACGGCGCCGGTGTTCTGCGCGGGGTCGAGGTTGCCCGGGATCATGTTGAGGTCGCCGGTCTTGGTGGTGGCGAGCAGGTCGGGCACGCCGTCCCCGGAGATGTCACCCGGCTTGATCTTGGTCGCCGGGTTCCAGGGGACGGTGTAGGTGTAACCCGAGACGTTGGTGGAGATGTTGCCCGCCTTGTCGACGGCCGCCACGTACAGGGTGTGCACGCCCCAGTCCGTGATCGGCACCGTCACCTTGCCGGTGGACCGTCCCTGCGCGTCCGTGCCGGTGATGCCGGCGCTGGTGCCGTCGGCCGCGGTGGGCGCCGAGTCCAGCTGCCACAGGAAGTGGTCCATTCCGCTGGACCTGCAGGGACCCGGGTCGCAGGTGGTGTCCGCGGCGGCGTTGTCCGCGGCGGCCACGGTGAAGTCGGTGGTCTTCCCGACACCGGCGTAGACGACCTTGTCGGCGTCCACGGGCCCGGATCCCACCGGAGGGAAGGACGGGTTGGTGGTCACGTCCGGGCTCTGCGGGGCGGTGAAGTCGGTGGTGAACCAGCAGTGCTCCGACTTGGCGGACGTGAGTCCTTGGCTCGAGTCGTCCTCGGCGTAGACGTCCCAGCCGTACTGGTGACCGTCCTTGAGGGTGGCGCCGATGCCCATCGGAGCATCCGCTCCGGAGGCGAGGAAGGAGCTGTCCGGAGTGGAGACGGCGGCGCCGTTCCCGTCCCCGTCAGGGTCGATGGTGCGGTCCCAGACGTAGTAGTGCGCCTTGACGTGCTCGCCGGACATCTGGGTGGCGACGGTGGAGTGCAGCGTGATGTTGCTGCCGGCGTCGGAGTACGTGGTGGCGCCGATCCAGCCCACACCGCTGGTCGTGCAGGGTGCCGAGGCGCCGGTGGCGGCCGGGGTCATGTGCAGGTTGTCGGGCACGTCCGGCGGTATGTCGAACTTGGTGGTGAGGGTCAGCGTGGTCGACATCCGCAGGTAGTCGTCGTTGCCCGAAGTCTGCGACTCGTTCCCGTACAGGCCGATCGTCCAGGTGTTGGAGGCGGCGCCGAAGGTGCCGTCCGCGTCGTAGCCGTCGCCGTCCTGGTCGGCGATCTTCTGGACCGCGGCGGTGACGTTGAAGGTCGCGGTGCTGTTGCTGCACGAACTGCTGGAATTGGCGCCGCTGGGCACGGTGTCGGTCACCGGTGGGAACGCGGTGTCGTGGGCGCCGGGCCTGGACAGCCAGTCGGTGCTGGAGCTGATCGCGTTCGTCGTGTGCAGCGTGACCGGCTGGTTCTGGCTGCAGGACCAACTCGCGGCATAGGTGGTGGAGATCTTGACGGAGGCGCTGTCGACGACGAACGCAGGGTGGAGTCCACCGGTGTTGATCGCCCAGTACGAGCGCTCCAGGCCGACACCGCAGGCACCGCCCCAGCGCTGGTACCCGACGCCCTGGCCGTTGGTCTGCGCCTTGTCGTACTGCGGGGAGTTCTCGCAGGTCGAACTGGAGTAGACCTCGGTGTAGTGGCCCGCGGTGGAGGAGACCGGATTGGTGTAGGGGTCGATGAACACCGGATACGTGGTGCCGGGGCCGGTGAGCACGCCCGCGTCAGGGGTCAGCGTCAGGGTGTCGCTGCCGACGGCCACGGCGACCGGCTCGGTGGTGGCGCCCGCGCCGGGTCCCTCGACGGAGGACGTCAGGCCCGCTGCCGGGTCCGGCGCACTGCCGAGTTCCTGCAGCATCACCGGGGTGGTCCCGGAGTCCCACATCAGCGGCTGCGGGCTGGTGTACACCAGGTCGCCGTCGGCGGCGGTGGCCCGCACGTCGCCCGCGTCGGTGGTGGCCAGGGTGAGGCCGCGGGTGTCGGCGGCCAGGGTGAGCTTCCTGAGTTGCGGATCGGCCGCGGCGGCCGCGTTGTGGACGATCAGGATGTCGCTGAAGCCGCCCTGGTCGGTCACGGACACCGACAGATCGACGCCGGGCAGCACGGAGGGGTAGAGGGCGGTGTCGCCGCTGACCCTCGGCGCGGGCAGGGTGAAGGGCAGGGTCAGGGTCATGCCGGGGCCGTCGGCGTGGGTGAGGGTGACCAGCGGGCCGTTGCCGCCGCCGGAGAGCGTCACCGCGTTCGGGGTGGCCTTGGGCGCGTACCCGCCGTCGCCGTCGGCGATCAGGGTGGCGTCCACCGGGGTCCAGGCACCGTCCTTGCGCACCCGGGTCGGCAGAGGGCTGGTCGTGTTGACGAAGGTGCCGTCCGGCAGCGCCTCGGTGGTGGAGGTCTCCGTGGTGAGCGCGTCCACCACGACGGGCTTTCCGGTGGACACGGCCTGTCCCCGCGCGGCGAGCAGCGGGTCGGCCGGGGTGGGGGAAGCGGCAGCGGCCGCGGGCAACGCGGGAAGGGCGGCCAGGAGGGTGAGTGCGGTGGCGAACATCGTGAGACGGCGACGGGCAACGCGTCTGTGACGTATGCGGATCGATGGGCTCAACACGTAACGGGACTTCCTTCGGGTCGCGGACATGACGGACGGCGCTCTGTGCTCGTTCCGTGCCTGGTCGGCTTTGTCGGGCAGTGCATGCAATGCCGGGGGAAGCCCGGTTGCCGCGCGGCAGTGATCATTTGCGTACAGAAAATACACATGAACCTCAAAGTTGATGCACGGTCTGTTCAACGAGATCGCAAAGGGCATTGAGACGCGATCATGGCCCCCCATACCCTCCGGTCGATCACTCGCACGTGTGATCCAAAGACATGACGGTCCATCAGGACCGTTTTCCCGGGGGGTTGCCCGTGAGTGGCAGACGGCGCTGGTTTGCTGGTGTGTGGCACCGGACATTCCTCGGCAAGCTGGGTCTCTGGACAATTCCGGTTGCCCTTTTCGCGCTGCTTCTTCCCGTGACGATCGCCACCGGTCTGGGCACCCCCGGATTCTTTCCCCTCCACACCGATGACGCGTTCGGCCGGCACGGCGGGTTCCACTTCGAGGGTTCGGTGTGGAACCCGAAGGCCGTCGCGGACGTCCCGGCTGTGGGAGGGCACGGGCTGCACGCGAAGGTGGCCGGTCAGCCCCGTGGGTACAAGGCGCTCGGGAACTACCGGGCGCAGCCGCCGGTGTGGCCGAAGCCCGGTACCGCCACGGTCGTGCTCGACTCCCACTCCGCGGCGAAGCCCGTCAAGGCGGGCGAACTCCCCGTCTGGGTGGCGTCCGCGGGCGAGGGGGAGGGTACCGGCGAAGTCCGCGTGCGCACCGCCTCGCACACGCAGACCCTCCGGGCCGGGGCCAACGGCATGCTGCTGGGCATCACCCCGTCCCGTGCGACCGCCGCACGCAGCCGGGTGCGCGTGGTCGTCGACTACGCGGGAATAGCCAGGGCCTACGGCGGAGGCTTCGGTTCACGGCTGCAGTTGGTGCAGCTGCCTGCCTGCGCGCTCACCACGCCCTCGCTCCCCGCGTGCCGGAAGCGCACCCCCCTGCGGTTCACCAACCGCGCCGGCGCCGAGCAGCTGACGGCCACCGTCACCCTGGGTTCCGCGCCCGCCGACGAACCGGAAGACGAGACGGACGGGGACGCGGACGGGGACGCGGACGGGCCGAGGACCATGTCGGCGCACACCGCGCCGATGGCCGCGGACACCGGCACCACGGCGCTCGCCGTCACCTCGGGCAACTCCGGTTCCCAGGGTGACTACGCGGCCACCACACTGTCGGGAGCCGGCACCTGGCAGGCCTCGGCCACCGGCTCCTTCACCTACGCCTACCCGATCTCCGTGCCCGCCGCGATCGGCGGCAACGCGCCGTCGGTCGGCCTCAGCTACGACTCGCAGTCCGTCGACGGCGAGACCTCCGCCCGCAACTCCCAGGCGTCCTGGGTCGGTGACGGCTGGAGTTACCAGGTCGGATACGTGGAGCGCGGCTACCGCGCCTGCGGTTCGCTCCTCGACTCCGACGGCGACAAGATCCTCAAGGGATCGGGGGACGAGTGCTGGGGCGGGGACAACGCCACGCTGTCCTTCGGCGCCCACTCCGGTGTGCTCGTGCCGGACGGGGCGGACCCGAGCGTGCCCGGTGAGCTCAAGCAGTGGAGGCTGCAGGGCGACGACGGCACCCTCGTCCAGGAACTGTCCGGCGCCGCGAACGGCCTCCAGGACGGCGTCTACTACCGGGTCCTGACCGCCGACGGCACCGCGGCCTACTTCGGCGCGGACCACTCGCCGAGCGGCCCGGGCACCGGCGCCACCATGCCCTCGAACCCCGGCGACCCCTCCACGCACTCCGCCTGGGGCGTGCCCGTGCTGCATCCGCGCTCCTCGGATCCCTGCCACGACAGCGCCAAGGGCAAGGCCTCCACGTGCGACAAGCCCGAGGGCTGGCGCTGGAACCTCGACTTCGTGGTCTCGCCGACCGGATTCGTACAACGTTACGACTACACCACGGAGAGCAACTACTACGACCTCGGCGGCGGCCAGGCCGCCGACGGCGACACCGGCACCCTGACCGCCTACACCCGCGGCGGCGCGCTGACGCTGATCTCGTACGGCTACACCCTGTCCGACGAGCAGGCGGGCCGGACCGCTGCGGCCCAGGTCGACTTCGGCCTGGCGCAGCGGTGCCAGACCACTTCCACCTTCACCGACTGCTCGGCCTCGAACCTCAAGGACAACACGGCGACCCACTGGCCGGACGTGCCGTGGGACCTGCACTGCGACTCGACGGACTCCACGAAACTCCCCGACGGGGCGACCGACGTCCCCGACGACGTGTGCATCACCGCGGGGCCCAGCTTCTGGACCACCACGCGACTGGACTCCATCACCACCAAGGTCCACGTGAAGGCGACCGACCAGCTCACCGCGGTCGACACGTACCAGCTCGGCCAGGTCTACTCCGACGCGGGCGGTACCGTCGACCCGGTCACCGGCACCACGGTGGATCCCAAGGACGCCGGAATGCTGCAGGCCGTCATGTGGCTGCAGTCGGTCCGCCACACCGGCAAGGACACGTACGGCAACGGCAACAGCGACATCGCGCTGAATCAGGTGTCGTTCACCGGAACCGAGATCGACAACCGGGTCGACGACGACTCCCCGTCCGCTCCGCCGCTGTACCGGCCCCGCATCTCCTCCATCCAGACGGAGACCGGCGAGTCCATCGCCGTCGAGTACAACGCCGAGCCGTGCGCCGGCAGGACGCTGTCGATGTCCCAGGCGGACAGCAACACCAATTCCTGTTACCCCGTCTACTGGACGGTCCCCGGGGCCTCCAAGCCGATCCCGGACTGGTTCAACAAGGTCACGGTCAACAGCGTGGCCGTCTCCGACCTGACGATCGCCGGCCAGTACAAGCCGGACGCGCGGAACAACCCGGCCGGTTCGGAGACCCAGGTCTCCCGCTACAGCTACGCAGGGCCCGCCTGGCATCGCGACGACTCCGACCTGACGGACGACCAGTACCGCACCTGGGACCAGTTCCGCGGCTTCCGCACCGTCACCGTGCAGACCGGCCAGGCTCCCGAGCCCGTCACCCAGCAGACCACGACGTATCTGCAGGGCATGAACGGCGACTACAAGGCCGACGGCACCCGCCGCTCCGTCACGGTGGACGCCAAGGTCGGCGGCAGCACGGTGCTGAGCGTGCCCGACGACGACCAACTGGCCGGCACCACGCTGCAGGACGACTCGTACACGGAGGCAGGTGGCACGGTCGGCTCCGTCAGCATCAATGGCCCGTTCACCTTCACCACCACCGCATCGGCCGACCGGACGCCGTGGACGGCCTGGACCCAGGAGGACGACCCTGGCGGGACCAAGCCGACGGCCTCCACCCTCCCCCCGCTCACCGCGCACCGGATCAAGACCAGCAGCTCCCGCGAGTACGAACTCCTCGCCAACGGCACCTGGCGTCACACCACGACCGACACCGGGTACGACGGCCAGGGCCGCGTCTCGACCGTCAACGGCCACGGTGACGGGACGGATCCGGCTCAGGAGAAGTGCGCCACCACCACCTACGCGAGCCCGCCCGCGTCGAACACGATGATGCTGTCCTACGCGGACCGGGTCACCTCGGTGCTCGGAGGATGCGCCACCGCACCCGGCGCGACCACGCTGCTGACGGACAAGAAGATCTACTACGCGGGCGACGGGACGCCCGCCGCACTCGGCACCTTCGGCCAGGTCACCGCGGCCGGCCAGGTCACCGGCACCCAGACCGCCACGGGCTTCACCGGCACCACGGAGAACTGGCAGACGACCTCCGCGATGAAGTACGACGGAGGCGGCCGGATCACCGACGCCTACGACGCCACGGGGCAGAAGACCCACACCGACTTCACCCCGGCGTGGAGCGGTTCCGGCGGCAACACCGACGCCACGGCCAAGGTCTCCGTCAACAGCCAGGGCTGGGAGGTCAAGTCCACCCTCGACGCGCTCCGCGGCCTGCCCCTGCAGAACACCGACGCCAACGGCCGCAAGACGGACATGACCTACGACGCGCTCGGCCGGCGCACCGCGGTGTGGCTGCCCGGCCGGGACAAGGCGGCCGGGCAGAGCGCGGACCGGACCTTCGCGTACGCGATCAACCCGGGCGCCGTGCCGGCACCCGGCGGCACGATCACCCAGCCGGGTGCGCCGTCCACGGTCACCTCCAGGACGCTGCGCGAGGACGGCACCTACGCCACCTCGATCACGATCTACGACGGCATGCTGCAGCCGCGGCAGACCCAGTCCACCGCCATGGGCGACTCCAACTCCGGCCGGGTCATCTCGGACACCTTCTACGACTCGCACGGCTGGCAGACCGCGTCGTACTCGGCGTACTCCGAGCCGGACAACTTCCCCTCCACCACGCTGTACGCGGCCAACGAGAACCAGATCCCCGCCGAGACCACCACGACCTACGACGGTCAGGGCCGCCCGCTCAGGGAGACCCTGTGGCACCAGGCCGTCGAGCAGTGGCACGGTTCCACCGCCTATCCCGGCGCGGACGAGGTCGACACCACGGCGCCGGCCGGCGGGCGTTCCACCGCGTCCTTCACCAACGCCGTCGGCCAGACGGTCAGGACCGTGGTGAAGAACTCCGGCAGCACCGTCACCCTGACGGGAGGCTCGGTGATCCCCTCGGGGACCTCACTGACCTCGGACAGCGTGCGCCTGGCGATGCAGGCCGACGGCAACCTGGTGCTCTCCGCCCTCGCGACGGGCAAGACGATCTGGTCGTCCGGCACCGGCGGTAACACCGGTGCCTGGGCCAGGTTCGGCACGGACGGCAACCTGGTCGTCTACAGCACCGCGGCCGCCCAGCTGTGGACCACGGGCCTGACGGCCGTGACCGGCGCCACGTTCCAGGTGCGCAACGACTCCACCGCCGCGGTCGTCGCCTCCAACGGCTCCACCGTGCTGTGGAAGCAGGGCACCGCGAACGCCGTCGCGTCCGCCGACGCCACCACGCGCTACACCTACACCCCTGCGGGCCAGATCGACTCGATCAAGGACAACGCCGGCAACTCCTGGTCGTACACCTACAACCTGCTCGGCCAGAAGAAGTCACAGACCGATCCGAACACCGGCACCACCACGTTCGACAAGTACGACGTGGCGGGCAACCTGCTGCAGACCACCGACCCGCGCGGCCAGGTGCTCTCCTACACCTACGACTGGGACAACCGCCCCACCGCCGAGTACGCCGCCGCCTGGTCCGCCACTCCGGACCAGTCGAAACTGCTCGCCTCCCGGATCTACGACACCTTGGAGAAGGGTTACGAGACCTCCGCCACGCGCTATGTGGGCGGCGCCTCCGGCAGCGCCTACACCCAGGCGGTCACGGGTTACAACACCGCTTACCAGCCCCAGGGCACCACGCTGACGGTCCCGGCCTCCGACGGGTTCGCGGCCGCCGGCCAGAGCACCGCTCCGACCAGCGGCACGGTCACCTACACCTCCACCTCCGCCTACACGCCCAACGTGGGCCTGCTCTCGACGATCCACTACCAGGCGGACGGCCATCTGCCCGCCGAGGACATCGACTACGGCTACACCCAGCAGGGCAACCTCGACGGCATCGGCGGGTTCATCAACAGCGCCAACACGCCCGCCTATCTCGACGCCACGGTCCACGACGCCTTCGGGCGGCCGCTGCAGGCCAACTACGGCCCGGTCGGCAAGGAACTGGCGACCTTCGCCCAGTACGACGCCACCACCGGGCGGGTCACCCAGACCAGCAGCATGCTGCAGACGTCCACTACCGCCCTGGACGTCGTCAACCTGCGATACAACCAGGCCGGCGAACTCACGGCGATCGACGACCTGCAGAACGACACCTCCCACGACACCCAGTGCTTCACCTACGACTCCTTCCAGCGGCTGACCGCCGCGTGGACGGACACCGCGGGCATCACCACGCCCGCCACCGCCCCTGTCGGCGCCGTCGGCGGCTGCACCTCCGCCGCGGTGCAGACCACGACCGCGTCGCCGATCCGGACCACGACCGTCGGCGGCCCGGCGCCCTACTGGCAGACCTACACCTACGACCAACTCGGCGACCGCGTCGGGATGGTCAACCACGACACCACCGGCAACGCCCTCAACGACACCACCCAGGCCATCACCTACCCGGGCACCGACGGCACCGTCGCCGCCACCCTGCCCGACCAGGCGGGCGCCGCGACCACCACCAACCCGGGCACCGGCACCGCGACCACCACCTCCACGTACGCCGACCCGGCCTACGGCAACGTGAACGCCGGCGACACCATCAGCCGGAAGGTCACGTCCACCGGCCCGCTGTCCACCGGCTTCACCATCTCCGGCGGCGGCAAGCGGTGCATCGACGACGCGGGCGGGTCGACCACGGCCGGCACCAAGGTGCAGATCTCCACCTGCAGCGGATCCACGAGCCAGAAGTGGACGATCGGCACGGACGGAACGGTGAAGGTCCTCGGCATGTGCCTGGACACCGTCGGCAACGCGACCACAGCGGGCACCCTCGTGGTGATCGACACCTGCAAGACCGACGCCACCCAGAAGTGGAAGGTCACCACCACCGGAACCCTGGTCAGCAACGCCAACAGCGCGGTCTGCCTGACCGACCCGGGGGCCTCCGCCACCAACGGCACCCAGCTGACCATCGCCGCCTGCGGCG includes:
- a CDS encoding polymorphic toxin-type HINT domain-containing protein translates to MTIATGLGTPGFFPLHTDDAFGRHGGFHFEGSVWNPKAVADVPAVGGHGLHAKVAGQPRGYKALGNYRAQPPVWPKPGTATVVLDSHSAAKPVKAGELPVWVASAGEGEGTGEVRVRTASHTQTLRAGANGMLLGITPSRATAARSRVRVVVDYAGIARAYGGGFGSRLQLVQLPACALTTPSLPACRKRTPLRFTNRAGAEQLTATVTLGSAPADEPEDETDGDADGDADGPRTMSAHTAPMAADTGTTALAVTSGNSGSQGDYAATTLSGAGTWQASATGSFTYAYPISVPAAIGGNAPSVGLSYDSQSVDGETSARNSQASWVGDGWSYQVGYVERGYRACGSLLDSDGDKILKGSGDECWGGDNATLSFGAHSGVLVPDGADPSVPGELKQWRLQGDDGTLVQELSGAANGLQDGVYYRVLTADGTAAYFGADHSPSGPGTGATMPSNPGDPSTHSAWGVPVLHPRSSDPCHDSAKGKASTCDKPEGWRWNLDFVVSPTGFVQRYDYTTESNYYDLGGGQAADGDTGTLTAYTRGGALTLISYGYTLSDEQAGRTAAAQVDFGLAQRCQTTSTFTDCSASNLKDNTATHWPDVPWDLHCDSTDSTKLPDGATDVPDDVCITAGPSFWTTTRLDSITTKVHVKATDQLTAVDTYQLGQVYSDAGGTVDPVTGTTVDPKDAGMLQAVMWLQSVRHTGKDTYGNGNSDIALNQVSFTGTEIDNRVDDDSPSAPPLYRPRISSIQTETGESIAVEYNAEPCAGRTLSMSQADSNTNSCYPVYWTVPGASKPIPDWFNKVTVNSVAVSDLTIAGQYKPDARNNPAGSETQVSRYSYAGPAWHRDDSDLTDDQYRTWDQFRGFRTVTVQTGQAPEPVTQQTTTYLQGMNGDYKADGTRRSVTVDAKVGGSTVLSVPDDDQLAGTTLQDDSYTEAGGTVGSVSINGPFTFTTTASADRTPWTAWTQEDDPGGTKPTASTLPPLTAHRIKTSSSREYELLANGTWRHTTTDTGYDGQGRVSTVNGHGDGTDPAQEKCATTTYASPPASNTMMLSYADRVTSVLGGCATAPGATTLLTDKKIYYAGDGTPAALGTFGQVTAAGQVTGTQTATGFTGTTENWQTTSAMKYDGGGRITDAYDATGQKTHTDFTPAWSGSGGNTDATAKVSVNSQGWEVKSTLDALRGLPLQNTDANGRKTDMTYDALGRRTAVWLPGRDKAAGQSADRTFAYAINPGAVPAPGGTITQPGAPSTVTSRTLREDGTYATSITIYDGMLQPRQTQSTAMGDSNSGRVISDTFYDSHGWQTASYSAYSEPDNFPSTTLYAANENQIPAETTTTYDGQGRPLRETLWHQAVEQWHGSTAYPGADEVDTTAPAGGRSTASFTNAVGQTVRTVVKNSGSTVTLTGGSVIPSGTSLTSDSVRLAMQADGNLVLSALATGKTIWSSGTGGNTGAWARFGTDGNLVVYSTAAAQLWTTGLTAVTGATFQVRNDSTAAVVASNGSTVLWKQGTANAVASADATTRYTYTPAGQIDSIKDNAGNSWSYTYNLLGQKKSQTDPNTGTTTFDKYDVAGNLLQTTDPRGQVLSYTYDWDNRPTAEYAAAWSATPDQSKLLASRIYDTLEKGYETSATRYVGGASGSAYTQAVTGYNTAYQPQGTTLTVPASDGFAAAGQSTAPTSGTVTYTSTSAYTPNVGLLSTIHYQADGHLPAEDIDYGYTQQGNLDGIGGFINSANTPAYLDATVHDAFGRPLQANYGPVGKELATFAQYDATTGRVTQTSSMLQTSTTALDVVNLRYNQAGELTAIDDLQNDTSHDTQCFTYDSFQRLTAAWTDTAGITTPATAPVGAVGGCTSAAVQTTTASPIRTTTVGGPAPYWQTYTYDQLGDRVGMVNHDTTGNALNDTTQAITYPGTDGTVAATLPDQAGAATTTNPGTGTATTTSTYADPAYGNVNAGDTISRKVTSTGPLSTGFTISGGGKRCIDDAGGSTTAGTKVQISTCSGSTSQKWTIGTDGTVKVLGMCLDTVGNATTAGTLVVIDTCKTDATQKWKVTTTGTLVSNANSAVCLTDPGASATNGTQLTIAACGGSGQTWAGAAGGAIPAGQSQTFTYDAEGRTATVTTTSGTHSNTSKYLYDAQGDLLEQTSAVDGADKTRVLYLFGGAEQITLNVTAKTWTGLRNVTGPDGTTVTRSSSGTVSYEVANGQGTAVTAIDASTLAVSRRSYDPWGNPRGTKPGSWVAPDENHGFLGQPADATTGLNLLGARNYDPLLGRFLTPDPVFEPGDPNQMGGYTYAGDNPASGADPSGLMLAAADGGGGGCDSKCMANISKSDSSTSSGKKKQHHGGCHGFWGCAGHYFKKSLPVVEVVVTVVVVVVAVAVVASACAGTVVAAPACIIGMGEGAGMIGGMFGGDCAAMGCAGGGGFHAEEGESPPAGGGTDAAPKAAAEPAPHDATGSSGGSGDAAAASSAGKESASDSAGTNAAKPKKSSSQDEAAGAQKAAATSDKPSTGNSGTETPTQCSFAPDTPVLMAGGKSKAIGKIRTGDKVEAANARTGKHAGPREVVATLVHHDKDLVDVTVRTGRRHTATLHTTSEHPFWDATTHTWVPAAKLRAGHALTTVDGHHVLVAKVRVTPGTADRYNLTVRELHTYYVLVGSIPVLVHNACGDPISPDVPTRAPAAVGSGAPVSTNYRDNFFNANPSVKESDGYWVHHAVERQALKKYPGLFTIDELNAPENLRGIPSSVNSDLHLSRIRILWNGFYSANPTATRQQVLDYATFIDDFLGGEFEPRVR